The Aliivibrio fischeri genome contains a region encoding:
- a CDS encoding helix-turn-helix transcriptional regulator, which produces MAIISDETKFDADRLPADVIGIAADVGRHDSGMHYHQKGQLLYAPEGCMSFALSHSMCVLPPTKAVWIPANTPHRAFMTNVVAYRSLYFDCDKFPCPEDIMMIEVDELLRALINKMAMWAWDKPKSETLHTTALFWESFYEAHQQPFSLPLPTEKRLITFSEQVKKPDFLAPDLQTLSKKIGASSKTITRLFKKETGMSYQEWKQQWRVLKSIELLCENTQVSDVAFQLDFSSDSAFISFFKKQVGQTPLAFIKQKQNKK; this is translated from the coding sequence ATGGCTATTATTTCAGATGAAACTAAATTTGATGCAGATAGATTGCCTGCGGATGTGATTGGTATTGCTGCTGATGTAGGTCGGCATGATTCAGGTATGCATTATCATCAGAAAGGGCAGTTACTGTATGCTCCTGAAGGCTGTATGAGTTTTGCTTTATCTCATTCAATGTGTGTTTTGCCACCCACAAAAGCCGTTTGGATACCAGCTAATACACCTCACCGAGCTTTTATGACCAATGTTGTAGCATACCGATCATTGTATTTTGATTGTGATAAGTTCCCATGTCCTGAAGACATTATGATGATCGAGGTAGACGAATTACTTAGAGCGTTAATTAATAAGATGGCAATGTGGGCATGGGATAAACCCAAATCAGAAACGTTACACACAACTGCACTCTTTTGGGAATCTTTTTATGAAGCACATCAACAACCGTTTAGCTTACCTTTACCGACAGAAAAACGTTTAATCACATTTAGTGAGCAGGTAAAGAAACCGGATTTTCTCGCTCCAGATCTTCAAACACTGTCTAAAAAGATAGGAGCGAGCAGTAAAACGATTACTCGATTATTTAAAAAAGAAACTGGAATGTCATATCAGGAATGGAAGCAACAATGGAGAGTGTTAAAATCAATCGAATTACTGTGTGAGAATACGCAAGTAAGTGATGTTGCATTTCAGCTTGATTTTTCATCAGACAGTGCATTTATTTCCTTCTTTAAAAAGCAAGTAGGGCAGACACCTCTAGCGTTTATTAAGCAGAAACAGAATAAAAAGTGA
- a CDS encoding multidrug effflux MFS transporter, which produces MNTKPSLWLMVLLLMFPQIVETIYSPTLGSIAESFAVNYSQASQTISIYFSAFAFGVVVWGILADKLGRRPTMLLGLAIYSLAALSAVLTDSFIYLMIARAVSAFGIAVGSVITQTMLRDVFNTKELSKVFSFMGMGISISPVLGMLLGGQLTQFGGYHYVFIALFIMALVLVAYNLVALPETQKTKQPLELKRLGLKMLRDINIWRSGCLVALFNIALFSYYQLGAFKFEQLGLSSQEFGYSGIVLGLGTFIGSYLNKYLISKQVSLLRLLQLSALLLISGGALVTYLIDSILFLLPMILVVMSFGIAIPNILSVALIDYKQQAGSAGALFGLMYYLMIGAGLSLAGSVQHLGIVLLMCGVISSLLVAFKK; this is translated from the coding sequence ATGAACACAAAACCTTCACTCTGGCTTATGGTACTTCTTTTGATGTTTCCTCAAATAGTTGAAACCATTTACAGCCCAACACTTGGCTCAATAGCTGAGTCATTTGCCGTAAATTATTCACAGGCTTCACAAACCATTTCAATTTACTTTTCAGCTTTTGCTTTTGGTGTCGTGGTATGGGGAATATTAGCGGATAAATTAGGTCGCAGGCCCACCATGCTACTCGGGTTAGCCATTTACAGTTTAGCCGCCTTATCTGCTGTGCTAACAGACAGTTTTATTTATCTGATGATCGCTCGTGCTGTTAGTGCATTTGGTATAGCAGTAGGCTCAGTAATCACACAAACCATGCTACGTGATGTATTTAATACCAAAGAGCTCAGTAAAGTATTCAGTTTTATGGGAATGGGGATTTCTATTAGTCCCGTTTTAGGGATGCTACTTGGTGGTCAACTTACGCAATTCGGTGGATATCATTATGTATTTATTGCTTTATTTATTATGGCTCTAGTACTAGTTGCATATAACCTCGTGGCTTTACCTGAAACTCAAAAAACAAAGCAGCCTCTAGAACTAAAACGACTCGGGCTAAAAATGCTAAGAGATATCAATATCTGGCGTTCTGGTTGCCTTGTCGCTTTATTTAATATTGCTTTGTTTTCATATTACCAATTGGGAGCTTTTAAATTCGAGCAGTTAGGACTGTCCTCACAAGAGTTTGGTTATAGCGGGATCGTGTTAGGTCTAGGTACATTTATAGGGAGTTATTTAAATAAGTATCTTATTTCTAAACAAGTTTCATTACTGCGTTTATTGCAACTATCTGCCCTCTTATTGATTTCAGGTGGAGCATTAGTCACTTATTTAATCGATTCAATCTTGTTTTTACTGCCTATGATCTTAGTTGTTATGTCTTTTGGTATCGCCATTCCAAATATTCTTAGTGTGGCATTAATTGACTATAAACAACAAGCAGGTAGTGCTGGGGCTCTGTTTGGACTTATGTATTACTTAATGATAGGTGCAGGGCTTAGCTTGGCAGGCTCAGTTCAACACCTTGGCATTGTTTTACTGATGTGTGGAGTTATCTCATCTCTGCTTGTAGCTTTTAAAAAATAA
- a CDS encoding CatB-related O-acetyltransferase — MEAFNSWLEGQNLKEQVKNPNIEVGDYSYYSGFYHSKTFEEQAVRYLLGDASTQEMWESGQFGEIDKLRIGKFCSIASGATFMMAGNQGHRADWISTFPFSKKEFGEGVKDGFQRSGDTIVGNDVWIGSEAMIMPGVHIGDGAIIGARAVITKNVAPYSVVVGNNVVVKKRFDENLIQTLLVIKWWDWPLQHIKNAVEILCSGQIEELERYFMKNVRS, encoded by the coding sequence ATGGAAGCGTTTAATAGTTGGCTTGAGGGTCAAAACCTCAAAGAACAGGTTAAGAACCCAAATATTGAAGTTGGAGATTATAGCTATTATTCGGGGTTTTATCATTCTAAGACCTTTGAGGAGCAAGCTGTTCGTTACTTATTAGGAGATGCTTCTACACAAGAGATGTGGGAGAGCGGACAGTTTGGAGAGATTGATAAACTCCGAATAGGTAAATTTTGCTCTATTGCATCAGGGGCAACATTTATGATGGCTGGCAATCAAGGACATAGAGCCGATTGGATATCAACATTTCCATTTTCAAAAAAAGAGTTTGGCGAAGGTGTGAAAGATGGCTTTCAAAGATCTGGCGATACCATTGTGGGTAACGATGTATGGATTGGTAGTGAGGCAATGATTATGCCTGGCGTTCATATTGGAGATGGTGCAATCATTGGAGCTAGAGCCGTTATTACTAAAAATGTGGCACCTTATTCCGTTGTGGTAGGAAATAATGTGGTGGTTAAAAAACGATTTGATGAAAATCTAATTCAAACATTATTAGTCATAAAGTGGTGGGATTGGCCACTGCAACACATTAAAAATGCAGTGGAGATTCTATGTAGTGGTCAAATTGAAGAATTAGAGCGGTATTTCATGAAGAATGTACGCTCTTAA
- a CDS encoding acetate/propionate family kinase, producing the protein MNNEYVLVINSGSSSLKFAVIDSVSGDAVLSGLGECFGLEDARMSWKYQGQKTEIAIEGNENHHKIAIGKLVGLTEELGFTDGIVAIGHRIVHGGEKFTKTVRINEEVTKEIESLSDLAPLHNPAGAIGIRAAVEAFPSLPQFAVFDTAFHQTMPKRAYTGAIAKELYTDFGVRRYGFHGTSHYFVSREAAKMINKPIEESNFISVHLGNGASVCAIKDGNSVDTSMGFTPLSGLMMGTRCGDLDPGIIEYLLKKGWSQEQVFNSLNKESGFLGVSGLTSDARGILEAMEEGHEGATLAFQVFTYRVAKYVASYLAALDSLDGIIFTGGIGENSLPIRREILNNLKILGFVEDVAGNEGARFGADGIIAKSEMLNAVAMVIPTNEEFVIAQQSVELL; encoded by the coding sequence ATGAACAACGAATACGTATTAGTTATCAATTCAGGCAGCTCTTCACTTAAGTTTGCTGTAATCGATTCTGTTTCTGGTGATGCAGTATTAAGCGGGTTAGGTGAGTGTTTTGGCCTTGAAGATGCTCGTATGAGCTGGAAGTATCAAGGACAGAAAACAGAAATTGCCATTGAAGGTAATGAAAACCACCATAAGATAGCTATTGGTAAATTAGTAGGTCTAACAGAAGAGTTAGGTTTTACTGATGGTATCGTTGCTATCGGTCACCGTATCGTTCACGGCGGTGAAAAATTTACTAAGACAGTTCGTATTAATGAAGAAGTAACAAAAGAAATTGAAAGTCTATCTGACTTAGCTCCTCTTCATAACCCAGCTGGCGCTATTGGCATTCGTGCTGCTGTTGAAGCCTTCCCTTCTCTCCCTCAATTTGCGGTATTTGACACAGCGTTCCACCAAACTATGCCTAAGCGTGCATACACTGGTGCTATTGCTAAAGAGTTATATACTGATTTTGGTGTTCGTCGTTATGGTTTCCACGGTACAAGTCACTACTTTGTAAGCCGTGAAGCTGCAAAAATGATCAATAAACCGATTGAAGAGTCGAACTTTATTTCTGTTCACCTAGGTAATGGCGCATCAGTTTGTGCAATTAAAGACGGTAACAGTGTAGACACATCAATGGGCTTCACTCCGCTTTCAGGTCTAATGATGGGTACACGTTGTGGTGACTTAGACCCAGGTATCATTGAATACCTACTTAAGAAAGGTTGGTCACAAGAGCAAGTGTTTAACTCTCTAAACAAAGAGTCTGGCTTCCTAGGTGTGTCCGGTCTAACAAGTGATGCTCGTGGTATCCTTGAAGCAATGGAAGAGGGACACGAAGGTGCGACACTAGCATTCCAAGTGTTTACATACCGTGTTGCTAAGTACGTGGCTTCTTACCTAGCTGCATTAGATTCTTTAGATGGCATCATTTTCACTGGTGGTATCGGTGAGAACTCATTACCAATCCGTCGTGAGATCTTAAATAACCTTAAGATTCTTGGTTTTGTTGAAGATGTTGCAGGTAACGAAGGTGCTCGTTTTGGCGCTGATGGCATTATTGCTAAATCAGAAATGCTGAACGCTGTTGCTATGGTTATCCCAACCAATGAAGAATTCGTAATTGCTCAACAATCGGTTGAATTGCTGTAA
- a CDS encoding ABC-F family ATPase, translating to MLTTANITMQFGDKPLFENISIKFGNGNRYGLIGANGCGKSTFMKILGGELEQSAGTVSTDPNERMAKLGQDQFAFESYTVVDTVIMGHKELWKIKEERDRIYALPEMSDEDGMRVGDLETEFAEMDGYSAEARAGELLLGLGIPESQHFGLMSEVAPGLKVRVLLAQVLFAEPDIMLLDEPTNNLDMHTIAWLEDVLLARNCTMIIISHDRHFLNSVCTHMADLDYGELRLFHGNYDEYMTAAEQARERLLADNAKKKAQMAELQTFVSRFSANASKAKQATSRQKQLDKIQLDEVKASSRQSPFIRFDQEKELFRNALEVEGLKQGYGENILINDVNLMVEVGERIAIIGENGIGKSTFLNTLAGAMEPMSGMIKWSENNNIGFYAQDHSHDFAEDLNLLDWMGQWKQEGDDEQVVRGILGRMLFSQNDIKKSVKVISGGEQGRMLFGKLIMQKPNILLMDEPTNHMDMESIEALNLALENYKGTLMFVSHDRQFVSSIATRIIEITKDGVNDFHGTYEEYLKKQGLKG from the coding sequence GTGCTAACGACTGCTAACATCACAATGCAATTTGGCGATAAGCCACTGTTTGAAAATATTTCTATCAAATTTGGTAACGGTAACCGTTACGGTTTAATCGGCGCGAATGGCTGTGGTAAATCTACCTTTATGAAAATCTTAGGTGGAGAGTTAGAGCAATCTGCGGGTACGGTTTCTACGGATCCAAATGAGCGCATGGCAAAATTAGGCCAAGATCAATTCGCTTTTGAATCATACACAGTTGTTGATACTGTGATTATGGGTCACAAAGAATTATGGAAAATCAAAGAAGAGCGTGATCGCATTTATGCACTACCAGAAATGTCTGACGAAGATGGTATGCGTGTTGGTGATTTAGAAACTGAATTCGCTGAAATGGATGGTTACTCTGCTGAAGCTCGTGCGGGTGAACTTCTATTAGGTCTTGGTATTCCAGAATCACAGCACTTCGGTTTAATGAGTGAGGTTGCTCCTGGTCTTAAAGTTCGTGTTCTTTTAGCACAAGTTCTATTTGCAGAACCTGACATCATGCTTCTTGACGAACCAACGAACAACTTGGACATGCACACTATTGCGTGGTTAGAAGACGTTCTTCTTGCTCGTAACTGTACAATGATCATCATCTCGCACGACCGTCATTTCTTAAACTCAGTATGTACACACATGGCTGACTTAGATTACGGTGAACTTCGTCTGTTCCACGGTAACTACGATGAGTACATGACAGCAGCAGAGCAAGCTCGTGAACGTTTACTTGCTGATAATGCGAAGAAGAAAGCACAAATGGCAGAACTTCAAACGTTCGTAAGCCGCTTCTCTGCAAACGCATCAAAAGCAAAACAAGCTACATCTCGTCAAAAACAACTAGACAAGATTCAGCTTGATGAAGTTAAAGCGTCAAGCCGTCAATCTCCGTTTATTCGTTTTGACCAAGAGAAAGAGCTATTCCGTAATGCATTAGAAGTTGAAGGTCTAAAGCAAGGTTATGGCGAAAACATCTTAATTAATGATGTAAATCTAATGGTTGAAGTAGGTGAGCGCATTGCGATCATCGGTGAGAATGGTATCGGTAAATCAACGTTCTTAAACACGTTAGCTGGTGCAATGGAACCAATGTCAGGCATGATCAAATGGTCTGAAAACAACAATATTGGTTTCTATGCTCAAGATCACAGCCATGATTTTGCAGAAGATCTAAACCTGTTAGATTGGATGGGTCAATGGAAACAAGAAGGCGATGACGAGCAAGTGGTTCGTGGTATTCTTGGTCGTATGCTTTTCTCTCAAAACGACATTAAGAAATCAGTTAAAGTGATTTCTGGTGGTGAGCAAGGCCGTATGTTATTTGGTAAGCTGATCATGCAAAAGCCAAACATCCTTCTTATGGATGAACCAACAAACCACATGGATATGGAATCAATTGAAGCATTGAACTTGGCTCTAGAGAACTACAAAGGTACATTAATGTTTGTATCTCATGACCGTCAGTTCGTATCTTCAATTGCAACACGCATCATCGAAATCACAAAAGATGGCGTGAACGATTTCCACGGTACATACGAAGAATACCTAAAGAAACAAGGTCTTAAAGGTTAA
- a CDS encoding LysR family transcriptional regulator, whose amino-acid sequence MEIKWLNYVPIYVALCEEKSIAGAAKRLKCSNAHISRQLQQLESILSVQLIHRTTRQFNLTYDGIKFYKQAKHLLDSAETINAKLLSPESMAGKLRIAASASFGSILLTEPLAKFCRTYPKIDIEVIFTESPLDLIESGFDVAFYLTNSPPEGYVGHYFRSLQCKPFAHINYMQNQGEITHPSHLNKLNHILYKNTDFTLNNWTFNKIESKENIAINLEGSFSVNLVASMVDAMLNECGVAMLDELALSKLSPTKRNEIVQLIPSWETQPILPLYLLYPKRKHLPQRTKLFVDFFRDYLGNI is encoded by the coding sequence ATGGAAATAAAGTGGCTTAACTATGTCCCTATTTATGTCGCCTTATGTGAAGAAAAAAGCATTGCTGGAGCAGCGAAAAGATTAAAGTGCTCGAATGCACACATAAGTAGACAACTACAACAATTAGAAAGCATTTTATCTGTTCAACTCATTCACAGAACAACGCGACAATTCAATCTTACTTATGATGGAATTAAGTTTTACAAACAAGCAAAGCATCTACTAGACAGTGCCGAAACCATCAACGCAAAATTATTATCACCAGAAAGCATGGCTGGCAAATTACGTATTGCTGCTTCTGCGTCATTTGGTTCGATATTACTAACAGAGCCCCTCGCTAAGTTCTGTCGAACATACCCGAAAATAGATATTGAAGTTATTTTTACAGAAAGTCCTCTGGATCTTATCGAGTCTGGTTTTGATGTAGCTTTTTATCTGACTAATTCCCCACCGGAAGGTTATGTAGGTCATTATTTTCGCTCATTGCAGTGCAAACCCTTTGCTCATATAAATTATATGCAGAACCAAGGGGAAATTACCCACCCTTCACACCTAAATAAGTTAAACCATATTCTTTATAAAAATACGGATTTCACATTAAATAATTGGACATTTAATAAGATAGAATCAAAAGAGAATATAGCGATTAATCTTGAAGGATCTTTTAGCGTTAATTTGGTTGCATCTATGGTAGACGCAATGCTAAATGAGTGCGGTGTTGCTATGTTGGATGAGTTAGCGTTGTCTAAATTATCACCAACAAAAAGAAATGAAATCGTTCAATTAATCCCAAGTTGGGAAACACAACCAATACTCCCTTTATATCTTCTCTATCCTAAAAGAAAACATTTACCTCAACGAACAAAACTATTCGTTGATTTCTTTCGAGATTACTTAGGTAATATTTAA
- a CDS encoding response regulator produces MKILICDDSKIARKSLARNIKNTSEVNVFYAENGKEGLQTLSEHGIDVLFLDLTMPIMDGFEVLASLPVNSYQTHIIVVSADIQEKARQRCYELGAKEFIEKPFSNDVIQQVFKKYQIPLLNTAATSQSKRAKNSSSIDIISSIKEISNVALGASAALISEQFDRFIDMPLPNVATLHRSELKMVLQDIINNSEYRAISQRFVGYGINGEALVCLHGDNLKELLSVNDSGKNTTTNEAILDIANLLVSAFLLSFSKQLDIAISLRQPSVLNSDQLKTALKDNHQFLGEYEKDIFTIEFVYSAESMDLKCDVIFLMDNDSLSAIKSILESVL; encoded by the coding sequence ATGAAAATATTAATTTGCGATGATTCAAAAATCGCTCGGAAATCATTAGCTCGTAATATAAAAAACACCAGTGAAGTTAATGTTTTCTATGCTGAAAATGGTAAAGAAGGATTACAAACTTTATCTGAGCATGGCATTGATGTTCTCTTTCTTGACCTTACCATGCCTATCATGGATGGCTTTGAAGTATTGGCTTCTTTACCGGTAAATTCTTATCAAACTCATATCATTGTTGTCTCTGCTGATATACAAGAAAAAGCCAGACAACGATGCTATGAGCTTGGTGCAAAAGAGTTTATTGAAAAACCATTTAGCAATGACGTTATTCAACAAGTATTTAAAAAATATCAAATACCATTACTCAACACCGCTGCAACTTCTCAATCAAAGAGAGCAAAAAACAGTTCATCCATTGACATTATCTCCAGTATTAAAGAAATCAGTAACGTTGCTCTTGGTGCCAGCGCTGCTCTTATTTCTGAACAATTTGATCGCTTCATTGATATGCCTCTACCCAATGTCGCTACATTGCATCGTTCTGAATTAAAAATGGTTCTTCAAGATATTATTAATAACTCTGAGTACCGAGCTATCTCTCAACGTTTTGTTGGATATGGGATCAACGGAGAGGCGCTTGTTTGTTTACATGGTGATAATTTAAAAGAATTACTTAGCGTTAATGACAGCGGTAAAAATACAACGACCAATGAAGCCATTCTTGATATCGCTAACCTACTTGTCTCTGCTTTTCTCTTATCTTTTAGCAAACAATTGGACATCGCCATTTCTTTACGCCAACCCAGCGTTTTAAATAGTGATCAATTAAAAACAGCACTCAAAGATAACCATCAGTTTTTAGGGGAATATGAGAAAGATATTTTTACTATTGAGTTTGTTTATTCTGCAGAAAGTATGGATTTAAAATGTGATGTTATCTTCTTAATGGATAACGATTCTTTGTCTGCCATTAAATCAATTTTAGAGAGTGTTTTATAA
- a CDS encoding VOC family protein, which yields MKMNHVGIMVGDMDKAVEFYTKALGLEVVMGNTKVEEERETAIGRMCIAVFGEGFKGFNIAHLLTKDGIGFELFEMKECQERHEVDFSRIGIFHFCLQTDDFHGVIARTEEFGGKVRMDIMRYHPEDDNNTSQMVYLEDPFGNLFELYSHTYKETYSAEYE from the coding sequence ATGAAAATGAATCACGTAGGCATCATGGTTGGCGATATGGACAAAGCGGTAGAGTTTTACACAAAAGCGCTTGGTCTTGAAGTGGTAATGGGTAACACAAAAGTTGAAGAAGAGCGTGAAACCGCAATTGGCAGAATGTGTATTGCTGTATTTGGTGAAGGCTTTAAAGGTTTCAATATTGCGCACTTATTAACGAAAGACGGCATTGGTTTTGAGTTATTTGAAATGAAAGAGTGCCAAGAACGTCACGAAGTTGATTTCTCGCGAATCGGTATCTTCCATTTCTGTCTTCAAACAGATGACTTCCACGGCGTGATCGCTCGTACTGAAGAGTTTGGCGGTAAAGTACGAATGGATATTATGCGTTACCACCCAGAAGATGATAACAACACATCACAAATGGTGTATTTAGAAGACCCATTTGGCAACTTATTTGAACTTTATTCTCATACGTATAAAGAAACGTATTCTGCTGAGTACGAGTAA
- a CDS encoding AraC family transcriptional regulator — MSTDFEIDKSFNRIENILVFIHQNIDKPLTVEILAEMSCWSRWQLQRVFQNYTGMNVAQYVREQRLSMSALEVLDKKKRMLDIAYSYGFTSEIAFSRAFKQYFHKSPREYQKQAKKIGIQKPFLKQVNADPLLNSHFYRVRLEYKPSFKVLGLSTRVQGILSDTPDFIEKVPSVWNALDTYITCLSSIPEQKYAVIDTREENADSLLYWAGISCDALSTDELNLHKADLQIITIPEQEYAVLPFKGAAQDFSKSVEWLISEWLPTSGHQGIEGFDLEIYRSDTTQGIIDVEYWLPIRSL, encoded by the coding sequence ATGTCGACCGATTTTGAAATAGATAAATCGTTTAATCGAATTGAGAATATTTTGGTATTTATCCACCAAAATATAGATAAGCCATTAACTGTCGAAATTTTAGCAGAAATGAGTTGTTGGTCTAGATGGCAATTACAAAGAGTGTTTCAGAATTACACAGGTATGAATGTTGCACAATATGTTCGAGAACAACGTCTAAGTATGTCTGCATTGGAGGTTCTGGATAAAAAAAAGCGTATGCTAGATATCGCTTATTCTTATGGATTTACTTCTGAAATTGCGTTTAGTCGTGCATTTAAACAGTACTTTCATAAATCACCACGTGAATATCAAAAGCAAGCGAAAAAAATAGGGATTCAAAAACCATTTTTAAAGCAAGTAAATGCAGACCCATTACTTAACTCACATTTTTATCGTGTTCGTCTTGAATATAAACCCAGTTTCAAAGTGCTCGGATTAAGCACAAGGGTACAAGGTATTTTATCTGACACTCCAGATTTTATCGAAAAAGTCCCTTCGGTGTGGAATGCATTAGATACGTATATTACGTGTTTATCATCTATTCCAGAGCAGAAATATGCGGTTATTGATACTCGTGAAGAGAATGCTGACTCTTTACTTTATTGGGCTGGTATTAGTTGTGACGCTCTTTCTACTGATGAGTTGAACCTGCATAAAGCTGATTTACAAATAATCACGATTCCAGAACAAGAGTATGCTGTTTTGCCCTTTAAAGGTGCAGCACAAGATTTTTCTAAATCTGTTGAATGGCTTATATCTGAATGGTTACCGACATCAGGCCATCAAGGTATCGAGGGCTTTGATCTGGAAATTTATCGATCAGATACGACTCAAGGGATAATTGATGTCGAATATTGGTTGCCTATCCGCAGTTTATGA
- a CDS encoding PTS transporter subunit EIIC, producing the protein MENIFSMLQRIGRAFMLPIAVLPMAGILLGVGGAFTSGPLIDTYNLTFLQPGTAANQFLILCFKAGLFVFMNLPLLFAVGVAIGMANKNKETAAISAVIGFLLFHTVIGTILGFQGLTPETTTVDGLIALGYDPVEAVGLSSLYTHELGMFTLQTGVFGGIICGLLAAYLTNKYSNKQLPDYLAFFSGNRLVPVMTMLYFIPLAFLFPIIWPTIFKSIVAAGEAFSAMGYIGTFFYGSGMRILNVFGLHHAIYPLFWYTELGGVQEVAGQMVSGGQKIFFAQLADPTVTHFSSEATRTMTGGFLPMMFGLPAAAFAMYRCADNKNKKVVKGILISAALTSFLTGITEPLEFTFLFVAPALYAIHAVLEGLSYMLMHMLDVAVGITFSRGLIDFTFFGLLQGTEKTDYQWILILGPIYSLVYYFIFSFMIRKFNYSTPGRNDADNKLQTRDSYKKNKSSELIDDIVKELGGINNIESLDACITRLRVTVKDTDIVASDEVWRSLQAKGVIRSGNGVQIIYGTQAEIYKNQILDKYNL; encoded by the coding sequence ATGGAAAACATATTTTCAATGCTACAAAGGATTGGTCGAGCATTTATGCTACCAATAGCAGTGTTGCCGATGGCTGGTATTTTACTGGGTGTTGGTGGGGCGTTTACCAGTGGACCACTGATTGATACATATAATCTAACCTTTTTACAGCCCGGTACTGCGGCTAATCAATTTTTGATTCTGTGTTTCAAAGCCGGTTTGTTTGTTTTTATGAATTTACCGCTCTTATTTGCTGTTGGTGTTGCAATCGGAATGGCAAACAAAAACAAAGAAACAGCTGCAATTTCTGCAGTGATTGGTTTTTTATTATTTCACACCGTTATTGGAACAATATTAGGTTTTCAAGGATTAACGCCTGAAACGACAACGGTCGATGGACTCATTGCTTTGGGATATGACCCAGTAGAAGCAGTAGGTCTGTCATCTCTTTATACGCATGAATTAGGAATGTTTACCTTACAAACTGGAGTGTTTGGTGGGATCATCTGTGGTTTATTAGCAGCATATTTAACGAATAAATACTCAAATAAACAGTTACCAGATTATTTGGCATTTTTTAGTGGAAACCGCTTAGTTCCAGTAATGACAATGCTTTACTTTATTCCTTTGGCATTTTTGTTTCCGATTATTTGGCCAACTATCTTTAAAAGCATTGTTGCAGCAGGTGAGGCATTCTCCGCTATGGGATACATAGGTACATTTTTCTATGGCTCTGGAATGCGTATTCTTAATGTATTTGGCTTACATCATGCGATTTATCCTCTGTTTTGGTACACCGAGCTAGGAGGGGTACAAGAAGTGGCAGGGCAAATGGTTTCTGGTGGTCAGAAAATATTCTTTGCACAATTAGCTGATCCAACAGTAACGCATTTTAGCTCTGAAGCAACTCGAACAATGACAGGTGGCTTTTTACCTATGATGTTTGGTTTGCCTGCTGCAGCTTTTGCTATGTATCGTTGTGCCGATAACAAAAATAAAAAGGTGGTTAAAGGTATTTTAATTTCGGCAGCGCTAACGTCATTTTTAACTGGTATTACTGAGCCATTAGAGTTTACCTTCTTATTTGTTGCTCCTGCACTGTATGCGATTCATGCCGTACTTGAGGGGTTATCTTACATGTTAATGCACATGCTAGATGTGGCGGTAGGCATTACCTTCTCAAGAGGTCTGATTGATTTTACCTTCTTTGGTCTATTACAAGGTACAGAGAAAACGGATTATCAATGGATTCTGATTTTAGGACCAATTTATTCACTGGTTTATTACTTTATCTTTAGCTTTATGATCCGTAAGTTCAATTATTCAACTCCAGGGCGAAATGATGCCGATAATAAACTGCAAACAAGAGACAGCTATAAAAAGAACAAATCATCAGAATTAATTGACGATATCGTGAAGGAACTCGGAGGCATTAACAATATTGAGAGCCTTGATGCATGTATTACTCGTTTGAGAGTCACAGTAAAAGACACGGATATTGTCGCTTCTGACGAGGTTTGGCGTTCACTACAAGCAAAAGGGGTAATCCGCTCTGGTAATGGTGTTCAAATTATTTACGGCACACAAGCGGAGATATATAAGAATCAGATTCTCGATAAGTACAATTTGTAA